A DNA window from Anastrepha obliqua isolate idAnaObli1 chromosome 5, idAnaObli1_1.0, whole genome shotgun sequence contains the following coding sequences:
- the LOC129248164 gene encoding uncharacterized protein LOC129248164: MLVTTYQHDYVPPYTRRYEFVKKQAKAERETEECQCIETPKIEIPKAAQEKCESGAEWTGIAPMGRLIDPRIIPTKFAPEQADNLAKNPEADCFKTQPNRFLQILRTAYPDLYDRLKQMPKDELNRRLERQRLFTTYQIDYGNMNEYPEGIYESLKEKDNTAQINATKLLQKEDACDVFRANVMKELDNQMRNPTITDPCEHAYKPFKISFTDSARFINSGNNSHWRSKAFVTRANFSEYMETISRNGCVIIKNNLHDHSKCGSNGKHCRHQLLNTCINTVR, translated from the coding sequence ATGCTTGTTACCACCTACCAACACGACTATGTGCCGCCCTACACCAGACGCTACGAATTCGTTAAGAAGCAAGCCAAAGCGGAGAGGGAGACGGAAGAATGCCAATGCATAGAAACACCTAAAATCGAGATACCAAAAGCAGCGCAGGAAAAATGTGAAAGCGGTGCCGAATGGACAGGTATCGCGCCAATGGGCCGACTCATCGACCCGCGCATTATACCCACAAAATTCGCACCCGAGCAAGCAGATAACTTAGCCAAGAATCCGGAAGCTGATTGCTTTAAAACACAACCGAATCGGTTTTTGCAGATATTACGCACAGCATATCCAGATCTGTATGACCGTTTGAAGCAGATGCCTAAAGATGAGCTGAATAGACGCTTGGAGCGTCAACGACTTTTTACTACATATCAAATTGACTATGGCAATATGAATGAGTATCCAGAGGGTATTTACGAGAGTCTCAAGGAGAAGGACAATACAGCTCAGATTAATGCTAcgaaattgctgcaaaaagagGACGCTTGTGATGTGTTTCGCGCCAATGTGATGAAGGAATTAGACAATCAAATGCGTAATCCCACCATTACGGACCCGTGCGAGCACGCCTACAAGCCATTCAAGATCTCCTTTACCGATAGTGCGCGTTTCATCAATAGCGGCAACAACTCACACTGGCGCAGCAAAGCCTTTGTTACACGCGCCAACTTCTCGGAGTATATGGAAACAATCAGCCGAAATGGTTGTGTCATAATCAAAAATAATCTGCATGATCATAGCAAATGTGGAAGTAATGGAAAGCATTGTCGTCACCAGCTGCTCAATACCTGCATAAATACTGTAAGATAA